Below is a genomic region from Candidatus Omnitrophota bacterium.
AAATTTATCTCCGAAGCCATATGAAGATACTATTGATAAACCCGCTCTGCAGATTGCCGTTCATGCTCCCGCTCGGTCTTGGTTATATAGCGAGCGTAGCCAGGAACGAAGGGCATAGCGTCAACTTGCTCGATATCAACGGGTTCGGATATTCCGAAGGCCGGGTAGAGGCGGCATTGAAGTCGTCCGAGTTTGACATCGTAGGGATAGGCGGGCTCACCTCTACCTATAGATATGTCAAGTGGCTGGCGCGGACCATCAGGCAGATGAAACCCGGCGTCAAGATAGTCGCAGGCAACATGGTTGCCACCGCCCATCCGGAGCTGTTGCTCGCCAGGAGCGATGTCGATATCGCCGTTATAGACGAAGGGGAGACGACTTTCAGGGAGCTATGCGCGGCGATAGAACGCGGCACGGACCTGAAGGCGGTGGACGGGATCTTCTTTAAGGAGAATGGGGCCATAGTCAAGACAGGGCCGCGCTCGAGGATAACAGACCTCGACTCGTTGCCGTTCCCGGCATGGGACCTCTTCCCTATGGAGACATATCTGAATAACTCCACGCAGTCCGCCGCGACCTTCGGCCTCAGGTCCATAAATATATCGTCGGTAAGAGGGTGCCCATACGACTGCGTATTCTGTTCGCGCCCTTTCGGCACCAAGGCCTACGCGCGGTCCGCCAAGAGCATAGTCGGCGAGATGAAGGAACTGCGAGAGAGGTACCGCGTGGATTTTATAGATTTTTCCGACGATCTTTTTATGTTGAACGAGAAGCGGATAGGGGAGTTCTGCGATCTTCTCGTAGCGGAAGGGTTGGATCTCAGATGGGGCGCTTCGGGGAGGGTGAACCTCGTCAATGATCGTATCTTATCGAAGATGCATAAGGCCGGCTGCGCCGAACTCTCTTACGGCTTTGAGAGCGGCAGCCAGGAGATGCTCGACAGGATGGGGAAGAGGGCCACCGTGGCCCAGGCGGAAGAGGCGGTCGCGGCTACGAGGAAGGCCGGCATACGCGTCACAGGGTCTTTCATATTCGGCATGCCGGGAGAGACCGGAGATACCATAAAAGAGACGCTCGGGTTCATAAAACGGACGCGGCTTCCCCTGTACCGTTTTTTCTACGCCACGCCTTATCCCGGCACAAAGTTATATGAGATAGCGAGAGAGATGGGACGACTCCCGGCCGATGAAGACCGTTATCTGGAAAACTTGGGAGAGATGCGTACCACTTTCCTGGTCAACCTGACCGATTTTCCGGACGAAGAGCTGGTGAGGTTAAAGAACGGGTCGGAAGCGATCGCCAGGAAGAACCTGCCTCTTTCCGTTAAATTAGAACTCTTTACGGAAGATTGGCAGAGACGTTATATAATCGTCCGCCGCAGCATAAAAGATTCAGGCCTCATCGCTACACTTAAGAAGATATATTCAAAGGTCCTGTTAAAGGTTAAGAGATGAGCAAGACCAAAAAGTTTTTCAAAGACGTCGTATTCTATTCGGGGAGCAACCTTCTCGCGAATATCATGAACTTCATCACGGCCATAGTGGTGCGCAAGATATTACAGCCGGCCTTGATGGGGCTCTATAACGAGATAATGCTTATCTTCGACTATGCCCAGTATTCGCACCTTGGTATAATCAATTCCCTCGATAAGGAGCTGCCGTACCTCTACGGCAAGAAGGACTACGGCCAGGTGGAGCGGGTCAGGAACATCGGTTTCACCGTATGCCTGATGGTCGTCGCCAGTATAAGCGCAGGCATCCTGATCGCCTCCTTCTTCGTGAGGTCGGCCGACATGCTCCTCCTGAACGGCATCCGCATCGTATCTATCCTGATAGTGGCGCGGCTCATCGGCTCGCTCTATGTAGTATTGAACAGGTCTAAACACGAATTCGCGGTGATCAGCAAATACACAATGCTGGTGGCCGCGCTCGACCTGGTGCTCAAAGTGGTCCTGATACTGAAATTCGGATTGTACGGCCTCCTGTGGGCGTCCGTCATCACGGCGTTAGCAGGGCTCATATATTTTTACGCGGCCAGCGGAGAGCGTTTCAGCTTCTTATTTGACTTCGCAGTGCGCGATATCGCGCGTCTTCTCAAGATAGGTTTCCCGATATTCCTTACCGGGTTCGTATTCATGACATTGACCAACATAGACCGGATAATGATCCTGCGCCTCCTCGATACCGAGAAGCTCGGTCTTTACACGATAGGGCTGATGGTGAACGTATATATAGTGCAGCTCCCCAACCTCGTATATGCGGTCATATTCCCGCGTTTCTACCAGGCGTACGGGGAGAGGCAGAACATATTCGAGATAAAGGACCTCTTCGTCAAGCCGACGCTAGTATTCGCATATCTATTCCCGGTATTGATAGGCGGCGTGATCCTCATCCTGCCGCTCCTTGTGCACTACATATTGCCCGCTTACGCGCCGGGCCTCTTCCCGGCGTATCTATTGCTGCTGGGCTCTTTCTTTCTAGCCCTGGTGAATATGCCCGGCTATCTCCTGGTGGTCCTGGATAAGCAATTCAGGATGGTGATGATCTCCGGCGCATGCGTAGCTTTAAGCATCTTCTTTATCTATATAGCGGTGCGCAGATTCAACCTCGGCCTGGCCGGGGTCGCTATAGGGGCATCGCTGGCCTATCTCTCATACACGAGCGCCCTCATCTCTTACGCATTCACCCACTATACGAAGAAGGTATCGGAGCACGTCCGGTTTTTAGCCGAGTTGTACATGCCCCTCGTGTGGGTCATCGCCATGCTCTTCATCGTGCGGGCGTTCAGGACGGATGTCTCCGGCCGTATCGGCGCCGATCTTATCTCTATGTTCGGAAAGTCCGCCGTCTTTTTGATCGGCTGCATCCCGCTGGCCTTATTTGCCAATAAGAAGACGGGGATCATTACGCTGTTGCGAAGTACGTATATGAAAAAGACGTAACCGGAGGTACATGGCTTCTGACAGGTTTTTCCGGCAGATAGCGAAATGGACGGCGATAGGCCTTTTATTGCGCGTGGCGTTGATGTTCACTGCCATGCACGGCCAGGACCTGGTCTTCATACACTACTTTCCGTCGGTATGTATACGCGAAGGGACCTGGGACCCGTACGGCCTTATCAGGACCAGTTTCCCGGCATTCCCGTCAACATATTATGGCCCCGTCTTCTATTTTATAATGATAATAGCCCAGGCCATGACCAGGTTGTTCTCTGACCCGTCATCGCTTATCGAGATATTGAAGATATCGGCCACCATGATGTTCGGCGATTCCACGACTGCAGATTACGCGCGCGCCTTCGCGGGGAAGGGGCTCTATAAAAATCTCTTTCTCATGAAGCTCCCGTACCTCGCGTTCGACCTTTTGATGGCGGCCATCATTCTGCGCATGGCACGGGCGAAGGATACAGCGCTCGCGTCTTATAAATTATGGATGCTGAACATAGTGGTGCTGCACAGCACGTACGCGGTAGGCCAGTTCGATATAGTCCCGGCATTTTTCGTACTGGCGGCGGCTCTTGCCGCCGTCAGGAAGAGGCCGTATCTATGCATGGTGCTCCTGGGTCTCGGCGGAGGGACTAAATTATTCCCGTATCTATTGATCGGTCCGGCGGCGTTCCTCCTGGGCGATACATGGCGCAAGCGGTGCGCGCTATCTTTAGCCGCAGCCGCAGCTGCCATATTGCCGTACGTGCCATTCATGCTATCGTCAGGAAATGCGATATTCGGGTCCCTCATCCTTGGCCGGTACTATTCGGGCCCTGCCCGGTGGGCGCTCCCGGCCATATGCGCCTGCCTGTATATCCTGATCCTTATATATGCCGCTAAAGATTCGGTCAGGGGGGAACCGGCAAAGTCGATCATCTTCTATTTTCTCGCGGTCGGTTTCCTGACATATGCGGTGACGCCGATAAGCTTCAGGTATTTTGTATTCATAACGCCGCTCCTGGCGCTCGTCATCCCGGGGAATAAACGGTTCGGCCTTTTCATGCTATTCGTCATATTGCTCCTGGCTTTTGTGAGATTGCCGGACAGGGACCTGCAGATGGGGCTCTTTGCGCCTATCGACCCCGGCCGCTTCGCCGGTATTCCCGCCCTCCAGGAGATCATCGGAAAGGTCGTACCCATAAACGCGCTGTACAGTATCGCGGCCAAGGCGCTCTTATTCTCTTTCTTCGGAGCCGTCGCCTGGATATGGGCCATTAAGATAAAGAGCGAGGAGCGGCATATATGGCCAACGATATAGTAGTAGTCGTCCCGACCTATAACGAGAGCGAGAATATCGGACGGCTGATAGAAGAGATAAATCTCCTTCGATTGCCGCTCGACATATTGATAGTCGATGACAATTCCCCGGACGGCACCGGAGAGATGGTGGAGGCGCTGAAGAAGAGGATAGCCAATATCGATATTATTCACCGGAGGGAGAAGGAGGGGCTGGGGCCCGCGTATCTGGAGGCCTTCCGTTACCTCCTGGCAGAGGGCGGCTATAAGTACATAGTCCAGATGGACGCCGATCTCTCCCATGATCCTAAGGATATACCGCGGCTCCTGGAGGCCGCCAGCCGGTGCGATGCGGCGATCGGGTCAAGATACGTCAAGGGCGGCGGTGCCGCCAGCGACTGGGGTATCTTCCGGAAGATGATATCCAGATACGGGAATTTCTACGCTCGGGTCATCGCGGGGCTCGAGGTCTCCGACTGTACGGCGGGATTTAAGTGTTACAGGGCTGAGGCGCTGCGGTCCATAGACCTTAACAAAAAGTTCCTGAACGGGTACGGTTTTCAGGTCCAGATGCTTTATGAGCTCGAGAGAAAGGGTTTCAAGCTCTGCGAGGTGCCCATATATTTCACCGAACGCCGGAAGGGCGCATCCAAAATGAGCTTGAATATAGTGGTGGAGGCGTTCTTCTACCTTCTCTTGATGCGGCTGGGTATAAAAAAGTAGGAAGATATGCGGATCTTATTCTTTACCATAGGCACCAGAGTATATCCAAGTTCGCGGGTACGGGTCTACGGCTACCTGCCATACCTTGAAAAGGAAGGCGTCGGATATAAGATCATAAACCTCTTATCCCAGCGCCACACCATGAACAACCTCAAGATGAAAAAGGAGAGTGCCGCATCCTTCATATGCGAAAGGGCGGTTATGGCCAAACAGATGGCCCGGGCAGTGGTGTCGGCGTCAAGATATGACATCGTTTTCCTGCAGAAGGTCTTGTTGCCGAAAACGGTATTGAATGCGATCGGCGCGCGGAACGGCAGGATAGTGTTCGATTTCGATGACGCTATATACCTCTCCGGCGACGGATCGCGGTATAGATTTACGGATGCCGTGGCATCGAGCAGGGCGGTGATCGCTTCGAGCGATTTTCTGGCCGCGAAAGCGGTGACATACAACAAGAACGTGGTCGTCATCCCGACTTCAGTAGAGACGTCCAGATATAGACCTAAGACCCCGGCCGGGCAGGATGGGCCGTTCGTTATAGTATGGATAGGCACGCCTGAAGCATCAAAATACTTATATGGCATACGCAGCGTCCTTATAAGATTGGTGAAGAGATACGGCGACCGCATAACCGTAAAGCTTATCGGGCTCGATGAGTTTAAGACAGGCGACGTTATGACGGACAGACGCATAAAGCTCATACGCTGGAGCGAGGGGACGGAGGCGGACGAGATCGCGTCGGCGGACGCCGGCATAATGCCTATGGACGAGGATGAATGGTCGCTGGGGAAGGCGGGCTATAAACTCGTCCAGTATATGGCAGGCGGGCTTCCGGTCCTGTCGTCCGCCAGCGGCATCGCCAAGACGCTGGTCGAAGAAGGGGTGAACGGTTTTTTGGTTAAGGACGAGGACGGCTGGTTCAACAGGATATCTTTTCTCATCTCCGACAGGGACCGGGCCGGGCGCATGGGTCTGACGGGACGGGAGAAGGCGGAGACGGAATATTCCTATAAAGCCAACTTCGGGAAATTTTACTCCGTCTTGAAAAGGTGCGCGGAGACGCCATGAAAAAGACAATGATATTGCTCGCCGTATTTGCTCTTGCATTCGTCGTGCGGGCCGTTTTCCTGTCCGGAGATACGGCAAAGCTGGAGTGCGATGAAGCGGAGTACGAGCGCCTGGCGCTCAACCTCGTATCATCCAGGGGGTATATAAATTCGGCGGACGGGTCGCCGACGGCGCTGAGACCTCCGTTATATCCCGTATTCCTGGCCGCGACATATGAGATCTTTGGCCATGATCTGTTTATCGTCAGGATGATCCAGGTGATATTGAGCGCATTGACCGTATGCCTCCTGTGCCTGATAGCCTACAGGATATTCGATGGCACCGCCGCCCTGGTTACGGCCGTCATGACGTCGTTTTACATGCCCTTCGCCAGATGCTCAGGCATGATCTATACCGAGACGCTCTTTACGTTCCTCCTCGTCCTGATCGTCTATATGGCGCTCCGGATAAAGCGGCCGGGGCCTGCCGCGTTCTGCCTCCTCGGCCTTTTATGCGGCCTCCTGACCCTGGTGAGGTCCACGGCATTCCTCATCCCGTTCGTGCTTGTGCCTTATCTCTTCTTCAGGATGAGGGACGTCTCTTTCGCCAAAAAGGCCGTCGTCTCGCTTGCGCTCGTCCTGTCCTTTGTTGCGGCGATCCTGCCGTGGTCAGTCAGAAATTACAGGGTATTCGGCAGGCCGGTCTTCGTATCGACGAACGCAGGCCTCAACCTTTACCAGGCCGTGAGCTTCACCGGCGGCAAGGTCTTCGACCTCGATACGGCGAACGACCCGGTCGCGGCAAAGGCGGACGCGATCGTCGATGAGGTCGAGCGTAATGATTTTTATGTCAGATCGGCATTCGATGTCTATATGAAGAGGCCGCTATTTACGCTTAAGATGTTCGCTGTGAGGGTATTATTCTTCCTCAACGTATATGATTGGGAGATACTGGGAGGGGAGACGCTCAATTATCACTTTCTCTTCGTGCTTCCTTTTGCCGTTTTGGGGAGCGTCTTCTCCTTGAGGAGGCGCAAGGACGCAGCGATCCTTTTTCTCTCCATAATCTATTTTGCCGCATTTACGCTTCTCTTCCCCGGGACGCCGCGCTACAGATTTCCGATAGACGGCTTCATAATAGTCCTCGCCTCTTACGGCCTGGTTCTCTTCATGCGCCGGTACACAAATAAGGTCTATCCTGCCCTTGCAGTAAGCGCCTATCTCATCATCACATACATTCTTTACGCGCAGTCCCTTCAGGTGAAGTACGCCATCAGGGAGCTGATGCGCCGTATCGGATTGTGGTAGGGGGTTATGCCTCTCGCTTCCATCGTTAATGTCAAATGTCCAATTACAAATGTCAAATTAATGTCCAATTTTTAATTTCAAATTTGACATTGGCCATTGGGAATTAATTTGGAATTTGACATTGGGAATTGGAAATTAGCGTATTAAATAATTCCTTGCTAATTTCAGCTCATTGCTATAGTATTATATTGGTATAATTATAACCAATGGGCGACTCACATCCAAAGACACTTTCGTTGCTTTCGGAACTCGCGCCGTATCTGGCGATAGCGGCCGTGGCGTGGTATATCTTCCGCGGAATATTCGCCTCGGGTCTCATGTCGGGTTACGACAATTCCCTCCATTATTACGACGCGTGGTACCTGACGCAAGTCCTCATACCGCATAACCACTGGATAAGCGGCTGGACGATGCAGCATATGGCGGGGATGCCCATCCTCGTAGATTATTGCCAGCTCCCTTTCCTGGCGATAGCATTTCTGAACGCCGCATTATCGATCCCGTTGGAGGCCGCTTATAAGATCATGGTCCTGGCAAGCTACGCGCTGCTCGGCGCAGGATTCTATGCGGTATCTGCGCGCAGGTTCGGTAGGGTGGCGTCTCTCCTTACGGCTGCATGCGTAATGCTGCAGAAAGACATATACCTTGACAGGATATTGAACGGAGTATGGACCAATTATCTGGCGATAGGGATGCTGCTCATATTCCTTCACCTCCTGGACAGCTATAGCGAGTCCCTTACGCCCCGGAGGGCGGTTGCTTTGGGGCTGCTGCTCGGCTCGATCATCCTGACGCATATATTCGTCGCCATATTCGCTTTTCTGCTGCTGGCCATCTACCTGGCGCCGTATATGAGGGAGATGCGCAGGTGCCGGATGGCGGGCAAAGCGTACCTCTATCTCCTGATACCTGTCCTGGGTTTTGCGATCGCGTCATACTACCTTTACGGCTTCCTGACTTCGCGCAGTTATTTTGAGCCTTATTCCTCGAAAGACCTCTTCGCCGGATTGGAATGGAGCGCCAAAGCGCTCATAGGCCCTGTGGACGGATTTACGGACTTAAGGTCGGTCGTCGCCCAGGTACCCGTATTTATACGTATCATATTCAGTTTCCTGGGGCTGGTGATATTCCTGAAGGGGGAGGGGGATGAACGCATAAGACGTTTTCTGGGCTGTTCGGTAGCTTTCACATTGCTGGCCCTCGTCCTCTTCAGCGACATCCTCCCGAATATCTTCGGGCCGTGGCGCCGGCTCCCTTTTGTGGGGGCTCTCCAGACGAACAGGTTCCTAGTGTATGTGCATATAGGGGCCTATCTCTTTGCGGCTTACGGCATATCGAAGTTCCTGGCGAGATCCGGAAAGAAGGTCATCCTTTCGGCCGCGCTGATCATCGCCGTATCTGCCGCAATGGCCGCAAACTATTCCGGTTTTGCCGCCGCGGCATCGCGTACACTGGACGAGTCGCAGAGTATGGCGGATCTCCGGAAGGTCTGGGCCTGGGTCAGCGCGAATGCGGGCAGGGATGGTTCGAGGGTCGTTTACCAGGACACGATAGGCAATATAGACGATCCGATCTTCTCGCGAAGCGACGTCTTCGCCGTCTCCGGCGTATTTACGGGAGTCGCTCAGATAGGCGCATCCCGCGCCGCCTCACCGTTCCCGCAGGAAAGATATATGCGTAACGACGGCGGCCGGATATTCGGCAGGGACGTTGATACCATAGACGGTATATATATAAGCGGGATGATGGAGCGCTTCAACGCGGGGTATATTGTGACCGTGGAACCTCGCCTGGCGCGCTTATTGGAAGGGTCCGGGCTCT
It encodes:
- a CDS encoding radical SAM protein; this encodes MKILLINPLCRLPFMLPLGLGYIASVARNEGHSVNLLDINGFGYSEGRVEAALKSSEFDIVGIGGLTSTYRYVKWLARTIRQMKPGVKIVAGNMVATAHPELLLARSDVDIAVIDEGETTFRELCAAIERGTDLKAVDGIFFKENGAIVKTGPRSRITDLDSLPFPAWDLFPMETYLNNSTQSAATFGLRSINISSVRGCPYDCVFCSRPFGTKAYARSAKSIVGEMKELRERYRVDFIDFSDDLFMLNEKRIGEFCDLLVAEGLDLRWGASGRVNLVNDRILSKMHKAGCAELSYGFESGSQEMLDRMGKRATVAQAEEAVAATRKAGIRVTGSFIFGMPGETGDTIKETLGFIKRTRLPLYRFFYATPYPGTKLYEIAREMGRLPADEDRYLENLGEMRTTFLVNLTDFPDEELVRLKNGSEAIARKNLPLSVKLELFTEDWQRRYIIVRRSIKDSGLIATLKKIYSKVLLKVKR
- a CDS encoding oligosaccharide flippase family protein, whose protein sequence is MSKTKKFFKDVVFYSGSNLLANIMNFITAIVVRKILQPALMGLYNEIMLIFDYAQYSHLGIINSLDKELPYLYGKKDYGQVERVRNIGFTVCLMVVASISAGILIASFFVRSADMLLLNGIRIVSILIVARLIGSLYVVLNRSKHEFAVISKYTMLVAALDLVLKVVLILKFGLYGLLWASVITALAGLIYFYAASGERFSFLFDFAVRDIARLLKIGFPIFLTGFVFMTLTNIDRIMILRLLDTEKLGLYTIGLMVNVYIVQLPNLVYAVIFPRFYQAYGERQNIFEIKDLFVKPTLVFAYLFPVLIGGVILILPLLVHYILPAYAPGLFPAYLLLLGSFFLALVNMPGYLLVVLDKQFRMVMISGACVALSIFFIYIAVRRFNLGLAGVAIGASLAYLSYTSALISYAFTHYTKKVSEHVRFLAELYMPLVWVIAMLFIVRAFRTDVSGRIGADLISMFGKSAVFLIGCIPLALFANKKTGIITLLRSTYMKKT
- a CDS encoding glycosyltransferase 87 family protein, with product MASDRFFRQIAKWTAIGLLLRVALMFTAMHGQDLVFIHYFPSVCIREGTWDPYGLIRTSFPAFPSTYYGPVFYFIMIIAQAMTRLFSDPSSLIEILKISATMMFGDSTTADYARAFAGKGLYKNLFLMKLPYLAFDLLMAAIILRMARAKDTALASYKLWMLNIVVLHSTYAVGQFDIVPAFFVLAAALAAVRKRPYLCMVLLGLGGGTKLFPYLLIGPAAFLLGDTWRKRCALSLAAAAAAILPYVPFMLSSGNAIFGSLILGRYYSGPARWALPAICACLYILILIYAAKDSVRGEPAKSIIFYFLAVGFLTYAVTPISFRYFVFITPLLALVIPGNKRFGLFMLFVILLLAFVRLPDRDLQMGLFAPIDPGRFAGIPALQEIIGKVVPINALYSIAAKALLFSFFGAVAWIWAIKIKSEERHIWPTI
- a CDS encoding polyprenol monophosphomannose synthase — translated: MANDIVVVVPTYNESENIGRLIEEINLLRLPLDILIVDDNSPDGTGEMVEALKKRIANIDIIHRREKEGLGPAYLEAFRYLLAEGGYKYIVQMDADLSHDPKDIPRLLEAASRCDAAIGSRYVKGGGAASDWGIFRKMISRYGNFYARVIAGLEVSDCTAGFKCYRAEALRSIDLNKKFLNGYGFQVQMLYELERKGFKLCEVPIYFTERRKGASKMSLNIVVEAFFYLLLMRLGIKK
- a CDS encoding glycosyltransferase family 4 protein produces the protein MRILFFTIGTRVYPSSRVRVYGYLPYLEKEGVGYKIINLLSQRHTMNNLKMKKESAASFICERAVMAKQMARAVVSASRYDIVFLQKVLLPKTVLNAIGARNGRIVFDFDDAIYLSGDGSRYRFTDAVASSRAVIASSDFLAAKAVTYNKNVVVIPTSVETSRYRPKTPAGQDGPFVIVWIGTPEASKYLYGIRSVLIRLVKRYGDRITVKLIGLDEFKTGDVMTDRRIKLIRWSEGTEADEIASADAGIMPMDEDEWSLGKAGYKLVQYMAGGLPVLSSASGIAKTLVEEGVNGFLVKDEDGWFNRISFLISDRDRAGRMGLTGREKAETEYSYKANFGKFYSVLKRCAETP
- a CDS encoding glycosyltransferase family 39 protein, which produces MKKTMILLAVFALAFVVRAVFLSGDTAKLECDEAEYERLALNLVSSRGYINSADGSPTALRPPLYPVFLAATYEIFGHDLFIVRMIQVILSALTVCLLCLIAYRIFDGTAALVTAVMTSFYMPFARCSGMIYTETLFTFLLVLIVYMALRIKRPGPAAFCLLGLLCGLLTLVRSTAFLIPFVLVPYLFFRMRDVSFAKKAVVSLALVLSFVAAILPWSVRNYRVFGRPVFVSTNAGLNLYQAVSFTGGKVFDLDTANDPVAAKADAIVDEVERNDFYVRSAFDVYMKRPLFTLKMFAVRVLFFLNVYDWEILGGETLNYHFLFVLPFAVLGSVFSLRRRKDAAILFLSIIYFAAFTLLFPGTPRYRFPIDGFIIVLASYGLVLFMRRYTNKVYPALAVSAYLIITYILYAQSLQVKYAIRELMRRIGLW
- a CDS encoding 6-pyruvoyl-tetrahydropterin synthase-related protein; amino-acid sequence: MGDSHPKTLSLLSELAPYLAIAAVAWYIFRGIFASGLMSGYDNSLHYYDAWYLTQVLIPHNHWISGWTMQHMAGMPILVDYCQLPFLAIAFLNAALSIPLEAAYKIMVLASYALLGAGFYAVSARRFGRVASLLTAACVMLQKDIYLDRILNGVWTNYLAIGMLLIFLHLLDSYSESLTPRRAVALGLLLGSIILTHIFVAIFAFLLLAIYLAPYMREMRRCRMAGKAYLYLLIPVLGFAIASYYLYGFLTSRSYFEPYSSKDLFAGLEWSAKALIGPVDGFTDLRSVVAQVPVFIRIIFSFLGLVIFLKGEGDERIRRFLGCSVAFTLLALVLFSDILPNIFGPWRRLPFVGALQTNRFLVYVHIGAYLFAAYGISKFLARSGKKVILSAALIIAVSAAMAANYSGFAAAASRTLDESQSMADLRKVWAWVSANAGRDGSRVVYQDTIGNIDDPIFSRSDVFAVSGVFTGVAQIGASRAASPFPQERYMRNDGGRIFGRDVDTIDGIYISGMMERFNAGYIVTVEPRLARLLEGSGLFLKEAGFGPFVIFRLSSFRSEWVRFTKQAELLALAIGEGSVDLTVSNGSAGNEASVKVSYHPLWEARANGRPVRLGRDAYAMMTVSLPEQGICRVNMVFDPASRLWVAISLAAIAASAAFLIFPLRNIREKSDE